One Triticum dicoccoides isolate Atlit2015 ecotype Zavitan chromosome 5B, WEW_v2.0, whole genome shotgun sequence genomic window carries:
- the LOC119305759 gene encoding PRELI domain containing protein 3A-like has product MVVSYTQEHVYLHPWHRVTAAAWRKFTDPAARAAPLSHILDVQTLSRDVDPRAGRLHAVRAIAGRPPPLPFLLRGLAATAGAGGVVLCVERTSVDAAARAMRVVSRNATFRRLVDVEERCSYAPHPERPDEWTVFTQETSIRCAPLAAVSATVAEMVERRCAESFAQNAAKGKEVIERICDGLALADHVPGTSPAEGEEQ; this is encoded by the coding sequence ATGGTGGTCTCGTACACGCAGGAGCACGTGTACCTCCACCCCTGGCACCGGGTCACCGCGGCGGCGTGGCGCAAGTTCACCGACCCGGCGGCGCGCGCCGCGCCGCTCTCCCACATCCTGGACGTGCAGACGCTGTCCCGGGACGTCGACCCGCGCGCCGGCCGGCTCCACGCCGTGCGTGCCATCGCGGGCCGGCCCCCGCCGCTCCCGTTCCTCCTCCGCGGCCTCGCGGCcaccgccggcgccggcggcgtggtGCTCTGCGTGGAGCGCACCTCCGTGGACGCGGCCGCGCGCGCCATGCGGGTGGTCTCCCGCAACGCCACCTTCCGGCGGCTGGTGGACGTGGAGGAGCGGTGCAGCTACGCGCCCCACCCGGAGCGGCCGGACGAGTGGACGGTGTTCACGCAGGAGACGAGCATCCGGTGCGCGCCGCTGGCGGCCGTGTCGGCCACGGTGGCCGAGATGGTGGAGCGGCGGTGCGCGGAGAGCTTCGCGCAGAACGCGGCCAAGGGGAAGGAGGTCATCGAGAGGATCTGCGACGGCCTCGCGCTCGCCGACCACGTCCCAGGAACCTCCCCGGCCGAGGGAGAAGAACAGTAG